In Streptomyces sp. NBC_00448, the following are encoded in one genomic region:
- a CDS encoding DUF5995 family protein has protein sequence MTTTAQWTAPGDVADVVARMRALAAGLPPADGVAVFNRVYLAVTEEVTRGLAGGRFSDGPEAAELAVLFAGRYLAAVEAGEAAGGAAGGGRHRAADDRGAPACWRPLLRARADETVHPLQFALAGITAHVGHDLPLAVVDTCRATGRVPAEVAADYAEVGGVLTAIEVRVREELMPGPDLLERLDPLTHAVASWSLARARDGAWATARLLWAIRDRQEAYEDCVRSLESSVGLMAHALLAPFPAHRARLPQAPPAATTPAARPVPSAPPPASVLR, from the coding sequence ATGACGACGACGGCACAGTGGACGGCGCCGGGGGACGTGGCGGATGTGGTGGCGCGGATGCGGGCGCTCGCGGCGGGGCTCCCGCCGGCGGACGGGGTGGCGGTGTTCAACCGGGTCTACCTGGCGGTCACCGAGGAGGTAACCCGGGGGCTCGCCGGCGGGCGGTTCTCGGACGGGCCCGAGGCGGCGGAGCTGGCCGTGCTCTTCGCCGGGCGGTACCTGGCGGCGGTCGAGGCCGGGGAAGCGGCGGGTGGCGCGGCCGGAGGCGGAAGGCACCGCGCCGCCGACGACAGGGGCGCGCCCGCCTGCTGGCGGCCCCTGCTGCGGGCGCGGGCCGACGAGACCGTCCACCCGCTCCAGTTCGCCCTCGCGGGGATCACCGCCCACGTGGGCCACGACCTCCCGCTCGCGGTGGTCGACACCTGCCGGGCCACCGGCCGGGTGCCCGCCGAGGTCGCCGCCGACTACGCCGAGGTCGGCGGCGTGCTCACCGCCATCGAGGTCCGGGTCAGGGAGGAGCTGATGCCCGGCCCCGACCTGCTGGAGCGCCTCGACCCGCTCACGCACGCCGTCGCGTCGTGGTCCCTGGCCCGCGCGCGGGACGGCGCGTGGGCCACGGCCCGCCTGCTGTGGGCGATCCGCGACCGGCAGGAGGCGTACGAGGACTGCGTACGGAGCCTGGAGTCGTCCGTCGGCCTGATGGCCCACGCCCTGCTCGCCCCGTTCCCGGCCCACCGCGCACGCCTCCCGCAGGCACCGCCCGCGGCGACCACACCGGCGGCTCGTCCGGTCCCGTCGGCTCCGCCGCCCGCGTCAGTCCTCCGGTAG
- a CDS encoding flavin monoamine oxidase family protein, whose amino-acid sequence MTSVPTAIHDEGHVRAQAEPPITMFGPDFPFPYDDFLAHPAGRGAVPPAAHGTEVAVIGGGLSGLVTAYELMRMGLRPVLYEADEIGGRLRTVAFDGFGAVGEDGALTAEMGAMRFPPSSTALRHYIDLVGLTTKPFPNPLAPCTPSTVVDLKGQSHYATSVDDLPEVYHQVMRAWNACLEEGADFSAMQQALRTRDVPRIREIWSALVERLDNQTFYGFLCAAPAFASFRHREIFGQVGFGTGGWDTDFPNSILEILRVVYTGADDDHHSIVGGSRQLPLRLWEREPDKLLHWPRGTSLRSLHGGTPRPAVTGLHRTAGNRITVTDATGDIRSYRAAVFTAQSWMLLSKIACDDSLFPIDHWTAIERTHYMESSKLFVPVDRPFWLDRDPRTGRDTMSMTLTDRMTRGTYLLDDGPDRPAVICLSYTWCDDSSKWLPLSAHERMEVMLKSLGEIYPGVDIRKHVIGNPVTVSWEDEPYFMGAFKANLPGHYRYQRRLFTHFVQDLLPADQRGIFLAGDDVSWTAGWAEGAVQTALNAVWGVMHHLGGATDPLNPGPGDRYDEIAPVLLPED is encoded by the coding sequence ATGACGTCCGTGCCCACCGCCATCCACGACGAAGGGCACGTCCGGGCCCAGGCCGAACCGCCCATCACGATGTTCGGCCCCGACTTCCCCTTCCCCTACGACGACTTCCTCGCGCACCCCGCCGGGCGCGGCGCGGTGCCGCCGGCCGCCCACGGCACCGAGGTCGCCGTGATCGGCGGCGGCCTGTCCGGCCTCGTGACCGCCTACGAGCTGATGCGGATGGGCCTGCGGCCGGTGCTCTACGAGGCCGACGAGATCGGCGGCCGGCTGCGCACCGTCGCCTTCGACGGGTTCGGCGCCGTCGGCGAGGACGGCGCGCTGACCGCGGAGATGGGCGCGATGCGCTTCCCGCCGTCGTCCACCGCGCTGCGCCACTACATCGACCTGGTGGGGCTGACCACCAAGCCGTTCCCCAACCCGCTGGCGCCCTGCACCCCTTCGACGGTCGTCGACCTCAAGGGGCAGTCGCACTACGCCACGTCGGTCGACGACCTGCCCGAGGTCTACCACCAGGTGATGCGCGCCTGGAACGCCTGCCTGGAGGAGGGCGCGGACTTCTCCGCGATGCAGCAGGCGCTGCGCACCAGGGACGTGCCGCGGATCAGGGAGATCTGGTCCGCGCTGGTCGAGCGGCTGGACAACCAGACCTTCTACGGATTCCTGTGCGCCGCACCGGCGTTCGCGTCGTTCCGGCACCGGGAGATCTTCGGCCAGGTCGGCTTCGGCACCGGCGGCTGGGACACCGACTTCCCCAACTCGATCCTGGAGATCCTGCGGGTCGTCTACACCGGCGCGGACGACGACCACCACAGCATCGTCGGCGGCAGCCGGCAACTCCCGCTGCGGCTGTGGGAACGCGAGCCGGACAAGCTGCTGCACTGGCCGCGCGGCACCTCGCTGCGCTCCCTGCACGGCGGCACCCCGCGCCCGGCGGTCACCGGACTGCACCGCACCGCGGGCAACCGGATCACCGTCACCGACGCGACCGGCGACATCCGCAGCTACCGCGCCGCGGTGTTCACCGCGCAGAGCTGGATGCTGCTGTCGAAGATCGCCTGCGACGACTCGCTCTTCCCGATCGACCACTGGACCGCGATCGAGCGCACCCACTACATGGAGTCCAGCAAGCTCTTCGTGCCCGTCGACCGGCCGTTCTGGCTCGACCGGGACCCGCGCACCGGCCGCGACACGATGTCGATGACGCTCACCGACCGGATGACCCGCGGCACCTACCTGCTGGACGACGGGCCGGACCGGCCGGCGGTGATCTGCCTGTCGTACACCTGGTGCGACGACAGCTCGAAGTGGCTGCCGCTGAGCGCGCACGAGCGGATGGAGGTCATGCTCAAGTCGCTCGGCGAGATCTATCCCGGGGTCGACATCAGGAAGCACGTCATCGGCAACCCCGTCACCGTCTCGTGGGAGGACGAGCCGTACTTCATGGGCGCGTTCAAGGCCAACCTGCCCGGCCACTACCGCTACCAGCGGCGGCTGTTCACGCACTTCGTGCAGGATCTGCTCCCCGCCGACCAGCGCGGCATCTTCCTCGCCGGGGACGACGTGTCCTGGACCGCCGGATGGGCCGAGGGCGCGGTGCAGACCGCGCTCAACGCGGTGTGGGGCGTCATGCACCACCTCGGCGGCGCCACCGACCCGCTCAACCCGGGCCCCGGCGACCGCTACGACGAGATCGCGCCGGTGCTGCTACCGGAGGACTGA
- a CDS encoding carbon-nitrogen hydrolase family protein: MEALRTGLLQGPGGLPASTAASLAALETAAAEAAGRGARLLVTGEMFLTGYALGDAVAEAAEPAGGAAAQHIAGIAARHAIAIVHGYPERDGAHVYNAARLTGPDGTALADYRKTHLFGDYERSVFTPGDRPLVQATLDGVRIGLLICYDVEFPEAVRAHALAGTELLAVPTALMRPYEFVAETLLPARAFENGLHIAYANRCGPEGEYDFAGGSCLAGPDGAVRARAGAGPELLVADADMELLRATREQNPYLTDRRPELYGSLAARRTAP, from the coding sequence GTGGAAGCGTTGCGGACAGGGCTGCTGCAAGGGCCCGGCGGGCTGCCCGCGAGCACCGCGGCGAGCCTCGCGGCGCTGGAGACGGCCGCCGCCGAGGCGGCCGGACGCGGCGCACGGCTGCTGGTGACGGGGGAGATGTTCCTGACCGGCTACGCCCTCGGGGACGCGGTCGCCGAAGCGGCCGAGCCGGCCGGCGGGGCCGCGGCCCAGCACATCGCCGGCATCGCCGCACGGCACGCCATCGCCATCGTGCACGGCTACCCCGAGCGGGACGGCGCGCACGTCTACAACGCCGCCCGGCTCACCGGCCCCGACGGCACCGCGCTGGCCGACTACCGCAAGACCCACCTCTTCGGCGACTACGAGCGCTCCGTGTTCACCCCCGGCGACCGCCCGCTGGTCCAGGCCACCCTGGACGGCGTCCGGATCGGCCTGCTGATCTGCTACGACGTCGAGTTCCCCGAAGCGGTACGCGCGCACGCCCTGGCCGGCACCGAACTGCTCGCCGTACCCACCGCGTTGATGCGCCCGTACGAGTTCGTCGCCGAAACGCTGCTGCCGGCCCGCGCGTTCGAGAACGGCCTGCACATCGCGTACGCCAACCGCTGCGGCCCGGAAGGCGAGTACGACTTCGCCGGCGGAAGCTGCCTGGCCGGGCCGGACGGCGCGGTGCGTGCCCGGGCCGGCGCCGGACCCGAACTCCTCGTCGCCGACGCCGACATGGAGCTGCTGCGCGCCACCCGCGAGCAGAACCCGTACCTGACCGACCGCCGCCCCGAGCTGTACGGCTCGCTCGCCGCCAGGAGAACCGCCCCATGA
- a CDS encoding PRC and DUF2382 domain-containing protein has protein sequence MITREQIPQVVGHPVHDTQGKKIGDAKHMYLDDATGLPEWVTVKTGFFGNNETFVPTRAAKIVQDHVEVPYEKDKVKGAPNVDVDSGGHLSAEEERHLYRYYGLETRSGSGDTGEKAAAAGGMAGAAGAAGRGRQARGDTADSGAATAKATDTEMSGSEAGTGTAAYAAGRTGAAERLGSGDARAMDTDEAMTRSEEEMHVRVERQTSGRARLHKYVDVEEVEQTVPIAHEEVRLERMPITEADRDARAGDISEAERVVTLHEDKAVVETEVVPKERVRMRVEEHTEQRKVHGRVRKERIESEMSGEPGTERATKSTDEEGLT, from the coding sequence ATGATCACGCGCGAGCAGATTCCCCAAGTCGTGGGCCATCCCGTCCATGACACTCAGGGGAAGAAGATCGGCGATGCCAAGCACATGTACCTGGACGACGCCACCGGCCTTCCGGAATGGGTGACGGTCAAAACCGGCTTCTTCGGCAACAACGAGACGTTCGTGCCGACCCGCGCCGCGAAGATCGTGCAGGACCACGTCGAGGTGCCGTACGAGAAGGACAAGGTCAAGGGCGCGCCCAACGTGGACGTGGACTCCGGTGGCCACCTGTCCGCTGAGGAGGAGCGGCACCTGTACCGCTACTACGGCCTGGAGACGCGGAGCGGCTCGGGCGACACCGGGGAGAAGGCCGCGGCGGCCGGTGGCATGGCCGGGGCGGCCGGTGCCGCGGGCCGGGGCCGGCAGGCACGCGGGGACACGGCGGACTCGGGCGCCGCGACCGCGAAGGCCACCGACACGGAGATGTCCGGCAGCGAGGCGGGCACCGGCACCGCCGCCTACGCGGCCGGCCGCACCGGAGCGGCCGAGCGGCTCGGCTCCGGGGACGCGCGGGCCATGGACACCGACGAGGCGATGACCCGCTCCGAAGAGGAGATGCACGTCAGGGTCGAGCGCCAGACGAGCGGCCGGGCACGGCTGCACAAGTACGTCGACGTCGAGGAGGTCGAGCAGACCGTACCGATCGCCCACGAGGAGGTCCGGCTCGAGCGGATGCCGATCACCGAGGCGGACCGCGACGCCCGCGCCGGCGACATCAGCGAGGCCGAGCGGGTCGTCACCCTCCACGAGGACAAGGCCGTGGTCGAGACCGAGGTCGTGCCGAAGGAGCGCGTGCGGATGCGCGTCGAGGAGCACACCGAGCAGCGCAAGGTGCACGGCAGGGTCCGCAAGGAGCGGATCGAGTCCGAGATGAGCGGCGAGCCCGGCACCGAACGCGCCACCAAGTCCACCGACGAGGAGGGCCTGACCTGA
- a CDS encoding Lrp/AsnC family transcriptional regulator, whose translation MALNEIDERIVHALAADARRSYADIGSEVGLSAPAVKRRVDRLLAAGAITGFTVRVDPAALGWQTEALVELYCRHNTSPADIRRGLARYPEVASASTVTGDADAVVQVFAADVRHFEQVLERIAGEPFVSRTRSVLVLSPLLRRYGAAGPS comes from the coding sequence GTGGCGCTCAATGAGATCGACGAACGGATCGTGCACGCCCTGGCCGCCGACGCGCGGCGCTCCTATGCGGACATCGGCTCCGAGGTGGGGCTGTCGGCACCCGCGGTGAAACGGCGGGTGGACCGGCTGCTGGCGGCGGGCGCGATCACGGGGTTCACCGTACGGGTGGACCCCGCGGCGCTCGGCTGGCAGACCGAGGCGCTGGTGGAGCTGTACTGCCGACACAACACGTCGCCCGCGGACATCCGGCGCGGCCTGGCGCGCTATCCGGAGGTGGCGTCCGCGTCGACCGTGACGGGCGACGCGGACGCGGTGGTGCAGGTCTTCGCCGCCGATGTGCGCCACTTCGAGCAGGTGCTGGAGCGGATCGCGGGGGAGCCGTTCGTCAGCCGGACCCGCTCCGTGCTGGTGCTCTCCCCGCTGCTGCGCCGCTACGGTGCCGCGGGCCCCTCCTGA
- a CDS encoding GuaB1 family IMP dehydrogenase-related protein — protein sequence MRFLNDVQPPYDLTYDDVFMVPGRSAVGSRQAVDLRAPDGTGTTIPLVVSNMTAIAGRRMAETVARRGGLTVIPQDIPIDVVTEVIGWVKQRHLVLDTPITLAPSQTVADALSLLPKRAHGAGVVVEDGRPVGVVTEADLTGVDRFTQLSEVMSRDLLVLDADLDPRDAFHRLDNAHRRIAPAVDADGRLAGILSRTGALRATLYQPAVDADGRLRIAAAVGINGDVAGKAKQLLDAGVDTLVVDTAHGHQESMLAAVRAVRALDPRVPIVAGNVVAADGVRDLIEAGADIIKVGVGPGAMCTTRMMTGVGRPQFSAVLECAAEARRLGKHVWADGGVRHPRDVAMALAAGASNVMIGSWFAGTHESPGDLQQAADGRLYKESFGMASARAVRNRTSDESAYDRARKALFEEGISTSRMFLDPARPGVEDLIDSIVAGVRSSCTYAGAASLEEFAERAIVGVQSAAGYAEGKPLYASWS from the coding sequence ATGCGTTTCCTCAACGATGTCCAGCCCCCGTACGACCTGACGTACGACGATGTGTTCATGGTGCCCGGCCGCAGCGCCGTGGGCTCCCGGCAGGCGGTGGACCTGCGCGCGCCCGACGGCACCGGCACCACGATCCCGCTGGTCGTGTCGAACATGACCGCGATCGCGGGCCGCCGGATGGCCGAGACGGTCGCCCGCCGCGGCGGCCTGACCGTCATCCCGCAGGACATCCCGATCGACGTGGTCACCGAGGTCATCGGCTGGGTCAAGCAGCGCCATCTCGTGCTCGACACGCCGATCACCCTGGCCCCGTCGCAGACCGTCGCCGACGCGCTCTCGCTGCTGCCCAAGCGGGCGCACGGCGCCGGCGTCGTGGTGGAGGACGGCCGCCCGGTCGGCGTCGTCACCGAGGCCGACCTCACCGGCGTGGACCGCTTCACCCAGCTGTCCGAGGTGATGTCCCGGGACCTGCTGGTCCTCGACGCGGACCTCGACCCCCGCGACGCCTTCCACCGCCTGGACAACGCGCACCGCCGGATCGCCCCGGCCGTCGACGCCGACGGGCGGCTGGCCGGCATCCTCTCCCGCACCGGCGCGCTGCGCGCCACCCTCTACCAGCCGGCCGTGGACGCCGACGGGCGGCTGCGGATAGCCGCCGCGGTCGGTATCAACGGCGACGTGGCGGGCAAGGCGAAGCAGCTCCTGGACGCGGGCGTCGACACGCTCGTGGTCGACACCGCGCACGGCCACCAGGAGTCGATGCTCGCCGCGGTGCGCGCGGTGCGCGCCCTCGACCCCCGGGTGCCGATCGTGGCCGGCAACGTGGTCGCGGCGGACGGCGTGCGCGACCTGATCGAGGCCGGCGCGGACATCATCAAGGTCGGCGTCGGGCCCGGCGCCATGTGCACCACACGCATGATGACCGGGGTGGGGCGGCCGCAGTTCTCGGCGGTGCTGGAGTGCGCGGCCGAGGCACGGCGGCTCGGCAAGCACGTGTGGGCCGACGGGGGCGTGCGGCACCCGCGCGACGTCGCCATGGCGCTCGCGGCCGGCGCGTCCAACGTGATGATCGGCTCCTGGTTCGCCGGGACCCACGAGTCCCCCGGGGACCTCCAGCAGGCGGCCGACGGCCGGCTGTACAAGGAGTCGTTCGGTATGGCCTCCGCCCGCGCGGTGCGCAACCGGACCAGCGACGAGTCGGCGTACGACCGGGCGCGCAAGGCGCTGTTCGAGGAGGGCATCTCCACGTCGCGGATGTTCCTCGACCCGGCCCGGCCCGGGGTGGAGGACCTGATCGACTCGATCGTGGCGGGCGTGCGCAGCTCCTGCACGTATGCGGGCGCGGCCTCGCTGGAGGAGTTCGCCGAGCGCGCCATCGTCGGGGTGCAGAGCGCCGCGGGGTACGCCGAGGGCAAGCCGCTCTACGCCAGTTGGTCGTAG
- a CDS encoding amidase family protein produces MTPAPLIAPFVPWLPSDTAPAEVPAAGTAHHADRDEPVALAGARLAVKDVIDVQGAPTGSGHPLLLAAAAPAPAHAAAVARLLSAGARYAGKTHTDELAYSLGGTNAHYGTPANPAAPGRLTGGSSSGTAAAVAGGLADVGLGTDTAGSIRVPASYCGLYGLRPTHARADRRGIAPLAPSFDTPALLTRTLPLLTEAAAALLAGTPRDDRPARRVLVPADLWGCAADGVRAALRPRADRLGRALGVPMDAAPLFSDGAPCAHADARDAFTLVQAAEVWRAHGPWVGRARPVFGPHVAERLARAERVTPEAEAAARATVARLASWLHHRLDGAILAIPATPTPAPPYGTSVPASGDRAALLALTCVAGLGGLPALTLPVARVGGLPVGLCLLGAPGADECLLRTAPALRRSGSAG; encoded by the coding sequence ATGACGCCCGCACCGCTGATCGCCCCGTTCGTGCCCTGGCTCCCGTCGGACACCGCCCCGGCCGAGGTCCCCGCCGCCGGCACCGCCCACCACGCCGACCGGGACGAACCGGTCGCGCTCGCCGGGGCACGGCTCGCGGTCAAGGACGTCATCGACGTCCAGGGCGCGCCCACCGGCAGCGGCCACCCGCTGCTGCTCGCCGCCGCGGCGCCGGCCCCCGCGCACGCCGCCGCCGTCGCGCGCCTGCTGTCCGCGGGCGCCCGGTACGCCGGCAAGACCCACACCGACGAACTCGCCTACAGCCTCGGCGGCACCAACGCCCACTACGGCACCCCCGCCAACCCCGCCGCACCGGGCCGGCTGACCGGAGGCAGCTCCAGCGGCACCGCGGCGGCCGTCGCCGGCGGCCTCGCCGACGTCGGGCTCGGCACCGACACGGCGGGCTCGATCCGGGTGCCCGCCTCGTACTGCGGCCTGTACGGGCTGCGCCCCACCCACGCGCGCGCCGACCGTCGGGGCATCGCGCCCCTGGCGCCGTCGTTCGACACCCCGGCGCTGCTCACCCGGACCCTGCCGCTGCTCACCGAGGCCGCCGCGGCGCTCCTCGCCGGCACCCCCCGCGACGACCGGCCGGCGCGGCGCGTCCTGGTCCCCGCCGACCTGTGGGGGTGCGCCGCCGACGGTGTCCGCGCCGCGCTGCGCCCCCGCGCGGACCGTCTCGGACGGGCGCTCGGCGTCCCGATGGACGCGGCACCGCTGTTCTCGGACGGTGCCCCGTGCGCCCATGCGGACGCCCGGGACGCCTTCACCCTGGTCCAGGCGGCGGAGGTGTGGCGCGCGCACGGCCCGTGGGTGGGCCGCGCCCGGCCCGTCTTCGGACCCCACGTCGCCGAGCGGCTCGCCCGGGCCGAGCGCGTGACCCCGGAGGCCGAGGCCGCGGCCCGCGCCACCGTGGCCCGGCTGGCCTCCTGGCTGCACCACCGCCTCGACGGCGCGATCCTGGCGATTCCCGCGACCCCCACCCCCGCTCCGCCCTACGGCACCTCCGTCCCCGCCTCGGGCGACCGTGCCGCCCTGCTCGCCCTGACCTGCGTGGCCGGGCTGGGCGGTCTGCCGGCCCTCACCCTCCCCGTCGCCCGGGTCGGCGGCCTTCCCGTCGGCCTGTGCCTGCTGGGCGCGCCCGGCGCCGACGAGTGCCTGCTCCGCACGGCGCCGGCCCTCCGGCGGTCCGGGAGCGCCGGGTGA
- a CDS encoding acetamidase/formamidase family protein, with amino-acid sequence MSVLQPYEGGTDGSVYLAADRKSTCWGLLPNAASRPVLTVAPGTALCLDTLSHEGILPDQGADPAAFFAAAGIPAGRVLRDAAELAATAQPFDPARRGPHVVTGPVAVAGARPGDVLEVEVLRLRRRTAYGVISNRHGRGALPGEYPAPPPGHPEGAPVPTVSLVAHVDDDGLGRLPVGDGRAVRFPLGPFLGIMGVAAATERPVHSVPPGPHGGNLDIRLLTEGARLFLPVQVPDALFYAGDPHFSQGDGEVALTAFEAPLRATVRLVLHSDPAIRRLAARLAGPYAETAGHHLVTGLDTDLDEAVRKATRAALGYLAERCALPAPVALAYLSAAVDVRISQVVDDVKGVHICLPKADLAPLLTGPSGPGAGTIPA; translated from the coding sequence ATGAGCGTACTTCAGCCGTACGAGGGCGGGACCGACGGCTCGGTGTATCTCGCCGCGGACCGGAAGTCGACCTGCTGGGGCCTGCTGCCGAACGCCGCGAGCCGCCCCGTCCTGACCGTCGCGCCGGGCACCGCGCTGTGCCTGGACACTCTCAGCCACGAGGGCATCCTCCCGGACCAGGGCGCGGACCCGGCCGCCTTCTTCGCCGCCGCGGGCATCCCGGCCGGCCGGGTCCTGCGGGACGCGGCCGAACTCGCCGCCACCGCACAGCCGTTCGACCCGGCCCGGCGCGGCCCGCACGTGGTCACCGGTCCGGTGGCCGTCGCCGGCGCCCGGCCCGGCGACGTCCTGGAGGTGGAGGTGCTGCGGCTGCGGCGGCGCACCGCGTACGGCGTGATCAGCAACCGGCACGGCCGGGGCGCGCTGCCCGGCGAGTACCCGGCGCCGCCGCCCGGCCACCCCGAGGGCGCGCCGGTGCCGACCGTCAGCCTCGTCGCGCACGTGGACGACGACGGCCTGGGCCGGCTCCCGGTCGGCGACGGCCGCGCCGTGCGGTTCCCCCTCGGGCCGTTCCTCGGCATCATGGGCGTCGCCGCCGCGACCGAGCGGCCCGTGCACTCGGTGCCGCCGGGCCCGCACGGCGGCAACCTGGACATCCGCCTGCTCACCGAGGGCGCCCGGCTGTTCCTGCCCGTGCAGGTGCCCGACGCCCTGTTCTACGCGGGCGACCCGCACTTCTCCCAGGGCGACGGCGAGGTCGCCCTCACCGCCTTCGAGGCACCGCTGCGCGCGACCGTACGGCTCGTCCTGCACTCCGACCCGGCCATCCGCCGGCTGGCCGCGCGCCTGGCCGGGCCGTACGCCGAGACCGCCGGGCACCACCTCGTCACCGGCCTGGACACCGACCTGGACGAGGCGGTCCGCAAGGCGACCCGCGCCGCGCTCGGGTATCTCGCCGAGCGGTGCGCGCTGCCCGCCCCGGTCGCGCTGGCCTACCTCAGCGCCGCGGTCGACGTGCGGATCTCCCAGGTCGTGGACGACGTGAAGGGCGTCCACATCTGCCTGCCGAAGGCCGACCTGGCGCCCCTGCTCACCGGGCCGTCCGGCCCCGGCGCGGGGACGATACCCGCATGA
- a CDS encoding GntR family transcriptional regulator gives MTERSAVRRRDTTQTVCAAIRADVVGHVFAPGERLTEEGLATRYRVSRIPVREALRTLESEGFVHSRPYAGTFVAELSEAEAEDLLGIRLLMEPFGAERAALRRTPVQLATLELLIAEAREALAAGSAVGPAGLAALNTRFHQVLAEASGSPTLAALVAQLGYKISWVYSLGLPRRAAESWDEHEGIVRALRDREPEQARERVAEHIRKAQAAYRLRRRT, from the coding sequence ATGACCGAGCGGAGTGCGGTGCGGCGGCGCGACACCACGCAGACGGTGTGCGCGGCGATCAGGGCGGACGTCGTCGGCCACGTGTTCGCGCCCGGCGAGCGGTTGACCGAGGAGGGGCTGGCGACGCGCTACCGGGTCTCGCGCATCCCGGTCCGGGAGGCGCTGCGCACCCTGGAGTCGGAGGGCTTCGTCCACTCGCGGCCGTACGCGGGCACCTTCGTGGCGGAGTTGAGCGAGGCCGAGGCGGAGGACCTGCTCGGTATAAGGCTGTTGATGGAGCCCTTCGGCGCGGAGCGGGCGGCGCTGCGCCGCACACCCGTACAACTCGCCACCCTGGAACTGCTGATCGCCGAGGCCCGTGAGGCGCTGGCGGCCGGATCGGCGGTCGGGCCGGCCGGACTGGCCGCCCTCAACACCCGCTTCCACCAGGTGCTCGCGGAGGCGTCGGGGAGCCCGACGCTCGCCGCTCTCGTGGCGCAGCTCGGCTACAAGATCTCGTGGGTGTATTCACTCGGCCTTCCCCGGCGGGCGGCGGAGTCCTGGGACGAGCACGAGGGCATCGTCCGGGCGCTGCGCGACCGCGAACCCGAGCAGGCCCGGGAGCGGGTCGCCGAGCACATCCGGAAGGCGCAGGCGGCGTACCGCCTGCGGCGGCGCACCTGA
- a CDS encoding amidohydrolase family protein, which translates to MFDLVLRRAKIAEREDLVDIAVAGGLITAVGAIPADAAAAETIDCDGLVVLPGLIEAHLHLDKALLDRDRPNLAGTLAGAIEVTGALKRDFTPQSVRARAERVLRWAVANGTTLIRAHPDVDPLAGLTGLDVMLELRESYRHLVDLQVVAFPQEGIERAPGTYALLRESLLRGADVVGGCAYNEGDLDACRRHIDTVFALAAEFRVPADLHADFADDAGDARFALAEAVADATEQHGMAGRVTLGHVTSLAGRPPAERARVIARLAEAGVAVVALPATDLHLGGRTDPQAVRRGVTPVRELLDGGVLTGFASNNIRNAFTPFGNADLLDIGLLLAQTCHMGSPADTERILRMATTDAARITGTDADYGLRPGARADLVVLGTRRREDALTDRPDRRYVVKRGRIVARTTRTSEVLDARVPQAV; encoded by the coding sequence GTGTTCGACCTCGTACTGCGTCGCGCGAAGATCGCCGAAAGAGAAGACCTCGTGGACATCGCGGTCGCGGGCGGCCTGATCACGGCGGTGGGCGCGATACCCGCGGACGCCGCCGCGGCGGAGACGATCGACTGCGACGGTCTCGTGGTGCTGCCCGGCCTGATCGAAGCCCATCTGCACCTGGACAAGGCCCTGCTGGACCGGGACCGCCCCAACCTGGCGGGCACCCTCGCCGGCGCGATCGAGGTCACCGGCGCGCTCAAGCGGGACTTCACCCCGCAGTCGGTACGGGCCCGCGCCGAGCGGGTGCTGCGGTGGGCGGTGGCGAACGGCACCACGCTGATCCGGGCGCACCCCGACGTGGACCCGCTGGCGGGCCTGACCGGCCTGGACGTGATGCTGGAACTGCGCGAGTCGTACCGGCACCTGGTGGACCTCCAGGTCGTGGCGTTCCCCCAGGAGGGCATCGAACGGGCCCCGGGTACATACGCGTTGCTGCGCGAGTCGCTGCTGCGCGGGGCGGACGTGGTGGGCGGCTGCGCGTACAACGAGGGCGACCTCGACGCGTGCCGACGGCACATCGACACCGTGTTCGCGCTGGCCGCCGAGTTCCGGGTGCCGGCCGACCTGCACGCCGACTTCGCCGACGACGCGGGCGACGCCCGCTTCGCGCTGGCCGAGGCCGTCGCCGACGCGACCGAACAGCACGGCATGGCCGGCCGGGTGACGCTCGGCCACGTCACCTCACTCGCCGGCCGACCGCCGGCCGAGCGCGCCCGGGTGATCGCCCGCCTCGCCGAGGCCGGCGTCGCGGTGGTCGCGCTGCCCGCCACCGACCTGCACCTGGGCGGCCGCACCGACCCCCAGGCCGTACGCCGAGGCGTCACCCCGGTCCGCGAACTGCTCGACGGGGGCGTGCTGACCGGCTTCGCCTCGAACAACATCCGCAACGCCTTCACCCCGTTCGGCAACGCCGACCTGCTCGACATCGGCCTGCTGCTGGCGCAGACCTGCCACATGGGCAGCCCCGCCGACACCGAGCGCATCCTGCGGATGGCCACCACCGACGCCGCCCGGATCACCGGCACCGACGCGGACTACGGGCTGCGGCCCGGCGCCCGCGCCGACCTCGTGGTGCTCGGCACCCGGCGCCGCGAGGACGCCCTCACCGACCGCCCGGACCGGCGCTACGTCGTCAAGCGCGGCCGGATCGTGGCCCGCACCACCCGCACCAGCGAAGTCCTCGACGCGCGGGTGCCGCAGGCCGTCTGA